The proteins below are encoded in one region of Triticum aestivum cultivar Chinese Spring chromosome 1B, IWGSC CS RefSeq v2.1, whole genome shotgun sequence:
- the LOC123090817 gene encoding probable N-succinyldiaminopimelate aminotransferase DapC — MEGKLSEASKRAVPSPIQQLSHLAQRVGAVNLAEGFPDFPASAHVKAAAAAAIAADLNQYRHVQGVCDVLAATMKRDHGLDVDPLTDFAICCGQSEAFAAAVFAVIDPGDEVLLFDPAYETYQTCIELARGVPVYVPLDPPSWTLDADKFLKSFTSRTKAVILNSPHNPTGKVFSKEELLIISQACQQMDCFAITDEVYEYITYDENKHISLASLPGMQERTIITSSLSKTYSVTGWRIGWACAAANIAAAIRNIHVKLTDSAPAPFQEAALIALTSTPDYYESLKIDYAERRDFILQLLKNYGFYISFKPQGSVFVFAELPKSWQISDIDFVTNLINNAGVAAVPGRGFFHTDADDQSYHHHYVRFAFCKSDETLKAAAQKMMKPVKSNGKVSHDT; from the exons ATGGAGGGGAAGCTGTCAGAGGCGTCGAAGCGGGCCGTCCCGTCGCCCATCCAGCAGCTCTCCCACCTCGCGCAGCGAGTCGGCGCCGTCAACCTCGCCGAGGGGTTCCCCGACTTCCCCGCGTCCGCCCACGtcaaggccgccgccgccgccgccatcgccgccgaccTCAACCAGTACAG GCATGTGCAGGGGGTCTGCGACGTGCTCGCGGCGACGATGAAACGGGACCACGGCCTCGACGTCGACCCCCTCACGGACTTCGCCATCTGCTGCGGGCAATCCGAGGCCTTCGCCGCGGCAGTATTTGCAG TTATAGACCCAGGGGATGAGGTTCTGCTCTTCGACCCGGCTTACGAAACGTATCAAACATGCATTGAGCTGGCCCGTGGTGTTCCT GTGTATGTGCCATTGGATCCACCTTCTTGGACACTGGACGCAGATAAATTTTTGAAGTCGTTTACTAGTCGGACAAAGGCAGTGATCTTAAATAG CCCACATAATCCAACAGGGAAGGTCTTTAGCAAGGAGGAATTGCTTATTATTTCTCAAGCTTGTCAGCAAATGGACTGCTTTGCAATAACTGACGAG GTTTATGAGTATATTACTTATGATGAGAACAAGCATATCTCTCTGGCTTCTCTTCCAGGAATGCAAGAGAGGACAATCATCACATCCTCACTGTCAAAAACATACAGTGTAACTG GTTGGAGAATTGGTTGGGCTTGTGCTGCAGCAAACATAGCCGCAGCAATAAGAAATATTCATGTCAAACTGACAGATTCAGCTCCTGCACCATTCCAAGAAGCTGCATTGATTGCGCTAACTAGCACACCAGACTACTATGAGTCCCTTAAAATA GACTATGCAGAGCGAAGAGACTTCATTCTTCAGTTACTGAAAAATTATGGTTTCTACATTAGCTTCAAGCCACAAGGCTCAGTCTTTGTCTTTGCCGAGTTGCCCAAGTCCTGGCAAATTTCCGAC ATAGATTTTGTGACGAACTTGATCAACAATGCTGGTGTGGCGGCAGTACCTGGTCGTGGCTTCTTCCACACAGATGCCGACGACCAAAGTTACCATCACCATTATGTGAGGTTTGCGTTTTGCAAGAGTGATGAGACCCTCAAGGCTGCTGCCCAGAAGATGATGAAGCCGGTTAAAAGCAACGGAAAAGTGTCACATGACACATAA